ATCCACGACGATACCGATCGCCAGCACCATGGCAAACAGCGTGAGGGTATTGATCGAGAAGCCCAACACCCAGAGGCCGGCAAGGGTGCCCACCAGCGACACCGGCACCGCCAGGATCGGAATCAGGGTTGCGCGCCAGTTCTGCAGGAACAGGAACACCACCAGGATGACCAGAATCATGGCCTCAACCAGGGTCTTGATCACCTCGTCAATCGAAACACTGATGAAGGTCGTGGTGTCGTAGGCGGTCTTCACCGACACGCCGTGTGGGAACTGTTTGCTCAAACTGGCCATCTTGGCCTTGACTGCATCGGCGACATCCAGGGCGTTAGCACCGGTCTGCAGGTTGATGCCGAGGCCAATGGCTGGAGCGCCATCCATGAACGTGGTAGACGAATAACTCTGCGCCCCGAGCTCTACGCGGGCAATATCCTTGAGGTGTACCACGCCTTTCTGCGCGTCCTGACGCACGATGATGTGCTCGAACTGTGCCGGGCTGATCAAGCGTCCTTTGGCGGTGACGGTGAAGGTCAGTTGCTGGGATCCGGCGACAGGCTCATCGCCAATCTTGCCGATCGCATTTTGATTGTTTTGGCTGGCAATCGCCGACGTCACATCGGTCATGGTGATGCCCAATGCGGCCATTTTTTCCGGGTTGATCCAGGCACGCAAGGAATAGCTCTTTTCACCAAAGATTTGCACATCGCCCACGCCTGGTACCCTTTTGAGGTCATCGACCAAGTTCAAGGAGGCGTAGTTGGAAAGTTCAAGGGCCGAGCGGCTGTTATCTGGGGAAACCAGCGCCAGCACCATCAGCATGTCACTGCTGCGCTTGCGCACGGTGACGCCATTGCGGTTCACGTCCTCGGGCAAACGTGCCGTGACGGCCTGCAGGCGGTTCTGAATATCCACCACGGCCATGTCGATGTCTGTGCCAACCTCGAAGGTCGCGGTCAGTCGCATGCCGCCATCGGAGCTTGAGGTCGAGTTGTAATACAGCAGGCCAGGCACGCCGTTGAGGACATCTTCGATCGGCGCGGCGACCACCTTGGCCAGGGTCTCAGCACTGGCCCCGGTGTACGTGGCGCTGATATTCACCGTGGGCGGGGAAATGGCGGGGTATTGCATCACCGGTAAGCCCAGCGAAGCCAGGGTGCCGGCGATGATGATGATCAGGCTGATGACCGTCGAGAAAATCGGTCGCTTGATGAAGAAACTGGTCATTTTGCATCCTTGTTTGCGGCGTCATCCTGAACCACCTCAACAGGGGCACCCGGATAGATTTTCAAAAGGTTGTCCAGGACGACTTGGGCGTTTGCTTCAAGTCCGCTCGCCACCTGGTATTCGGTGGTGCTCCAGCCGTTGTTGCCCACCGCCTGGCGCTGCGCCTTACCGTCCTTGACCACATAGACGTAGGGCCCGGCTTCTGACTGCTGAACGGCCTTCAAAGGGATCAGGCTGACATCGGCTAGGCTGGCCCCACTGACGGTCACCCGCACGTATTGGCCCGCCTTGAGTCGGTCATCGTCGTTACCCAGGGAGGCCCTGAGCGTCACGGTACCGTAGCTGCTGCTGATCTCGGGCGAGGTGTAGTCCAGCTTGGCATCGCCCACGACCGACCCATCCTCAAGCAACACATTGACCTTGGCATCGTCCAGTCCGGCAGGGAACATGGCCTGGTACTGGAGCTGAGACAGGGCAAAGGTCACCCACATGGGGGAAACCGCCGTGAGCGTCACCAGGTTGTTGGAGGGCGAGAGGTAATCACCCACCGACACCGTTGCTATTCCCAGCTTGCCGGAGAAGGGGGCCTTGATCACGGAATCCGCCATCCCTTTGCGGGCGATATCGCGGGCGGCCAGGGCGGAGTTGACCCTGGCCTGCTCGACCTGAAGGGTGCTCAGCGCGTTGTCGTAGTCCTGCCGGGCGACGGCTTTGTTTGCCAGCAAATTGGCTTGCCGGCGCTCTTCGCGCAGGGCCTGGTCGAGGCTGGCGCGGGCGCTCTGCAGCTGGGCATCGGCCTGTTTCAAGGCAAGGTTCAGGTCAGTCTGTTCCAGAGTGAACAGGACTTGCCCCTGCTCCACGGCATTGCCATCGGCGAAGTGCTTGGCTTCAAGCAGGCCGGTGGTCTTGGCCTTGATATCAACCTGGGCCGAGGCGACGGCCTGACCCAGTACCGTCAGCGTGGGGGTATAGCGTTGCAGGTCGACGTGTTGGGTGTGGACAGGGGTTGCGGTCGGGGCGCGGTGGTTCTGGGATGGCGCACCGCTGTTGCCGCAACCTGCCAGTAAAATAGCGGCGGACAGGGCGCAGAAGGCCTTATATGCTCTCATTGGGCTCTCTTTTTATTCTGGAATTGTCTCAGCTGGGTATATTTTGGCGTTCTGCGGCTGATAGGGCAACGGTTTTGTTGGATATTGAAAATGGCTGGGCGGGGATGAAGGGCATTGATCTGCACAAACACCCCTGAGTTAGGACTCGCGCCAGTCAGGGGCAGACACACCTCGCAATATATCGGCCCGGCTGAATCTGCGCGGCGCTCGACTTCTGTAGATCCTGGCCGGCATAAGCGGGACTGGATTACTCGGATTAGTGCTAAATTGACTGCCTTAAGGGTCTCCGGTAGAGTCTATGGACACCCAGTGCGAGTAGATCCCATGTCGATGCCTCACCTGAATGCTAACGAACAAATAGTCTGGGAGGGTAGACCATCCCAATGGAACAACGCAGGGACGTTCTTTGCCGCCACGCTGTTCTGCTGGATGGCATTCCCGCTGCTGATTGCCCTGTGGCAGTGGCTGGTGGTGAAAAACACCCGCTATGTGCTGACCAATCAACGCCTGTTCACCTACCGGGGCGTGTTGAACAAGCATGCTGACGAACTGGAGCTGTACCGTGTCAAGGACTACGCCTTGTTCAAGCCCTTTCTAATGCGCTTGGTGGGCCTGGGCAACGTCTCCCTGGTGACCTCCGACCGCACCACACCGAATGTTACGCTTGCGGGTATTCTCGAATCCGAGAAGGTGCAGGGCATGATTCGTAACGAGTCCGAAGCCTGCCGCATTCGTCGCGGCGTTCGCGAATTTGACGCGTAAGGAATTCACCATGATTCATACTCAGGCCTTTCACAAGGGTCAGTCGCAAGTCTTGCGGGGCGAATGCAAGGGACTGCTCGATGAGCTTCGCGAAGAGTGCGGCAAAGGTGAGCCACGAAAACACAGGCTGCTGACAGCACTGCCGGCAGTGCTGGTCAACAGCTTGACAGTCATGGCGATCATGGCGCTGTGCGTGTTCGGCCTTTTTGCTTTCCTCATCAGCGGCCCGCTACCGCCTGAAGCCCAGGATGCGTTGTCAAATCTCTTTGCCATCCTGCTCGCGGGGTGTGTGATCGCAGGTTATGCCGTTTGCGCGTCGTATGAAACAGACTTGATCCAACTAAAAGAAGTGACGGCCTATTTCTACGAACGCTTTGCTTCCAAAGCGAAGGAATTCCCGGATCTGGCGATGGCAGTGGATGGACAGGAATTTCTCACGAATCAGGAGGCGGCATCCGCGCTACGCCGCCTCATTCGTCGCCTGGATCAGGAGATTGTCTCAACAGGAGCGGGAAAGTCGCAGGACGCCATGCGGCGTAAATTTCAAGAAGTCTCCCTGCGCGACAAATCCGAACTCGCGCCTTGAGACAGCCCAACGGCTCTGAAAGGCCCGATGCCAAGCTGCATTGTTCGAGTCTGCGCCTGGGGCTTGGTTTCACAAGTGAGCCAGCTATAGCCAGAAGGCGCAGGTGGCACTGTCAAAACCCTTCGCATCCTGAACCCACCGCGAGGCACCAACCCTGAAAACGATTGCAACAAAGTGCTTGCTGGTGCTGGCGTGCTTGCTGATGTTTGCAGGGATCAGCGCTTGCACCCTCGGCTTCGTGAGTGATGATCAACCGACCCGAATATTTCTGGGAATCTTGGGGGCGGGCTGGATGTTCGTAGTTGTCCAAATCGTCATGCATCGTCTTGATGACCCCAACAGCCCAGATTACCGTCACGTAGAGCCTCAGGAACGCGTTGCTGTGGTGAAATGGTTTTGCCGGTATCTGCCGAAATGGCTGCGCTACTGCCTTGGATTTGCTTTGGCCACTGCCCTGGCCGTGCTTGTGGCGTATGCAGCAGGCCCTATTGGCATCTTCGTCTGGATCGGCGCCACACTCGGGGCTGGAATCACCTTTGAGCACAAAGAAATAGCCGCTGACACTGCAGTCTGTAAGGAATGACCTGGGAAGCAGCAAAAAAGCCATTTCGGTTATTTGACAAATTGGCAATTGGGGCGTAGAATTTGTTGCTTGATTGGCTGGCAGCCCGTTGACCAGCCAATGTTCATGAATAACACAAGGAGAACCTTTTCATGGATCAGCATTTTCGCACCAATGACACCGTTTATTTCACCCTGCCACAGTCCTGCGACAAGACGCCTTCCCAGGTTGTACCTGGCGTCGTCAAGGAAGTGTTCGGCTCGTTGATCCATGTTGAGCTCGCTCGTAAAAAGCGCGGCAACTGGACGTACGAGTTCCGCTCTGTGCCCCACCTGTCCCTGAGCCATCGCCCCAAGGGCTCGGCGCCGATGGACAACCAGCGCCTGCCAATGTCCTTCGGCCAGGTCTGATATCGCCCAGCCATTCCACCTTGAGCATCGATCTGCGAGGTTTTTCATGGTCTCTGGGCAGTTGGGTGCTGCGGCGCCGCAAACGCTTCCACCCTGCATGATCGGCGACGTCCGCGAGTTCGTGCAGGGTATGAAGGTTTATTGGAATTTCAAAAGCCTTGGCGGCAGGGCAGTGC
The Pseudomonas sp. Leaf58 genome window above contains:
- a CDS encoding efflux RND transporter periplasmic adaptor subunit: MRAYKAFCALSAAILLAGCGNSGAPSQNHRAPTATPVHTQHVDLQRYTPTLTVLGQAVASAQVDIKAKTTGLLEAKHFADGNAVEQGQVLFTLEQTDLNLALKQADAQLQSARASLDQALREERRQANLLANKAVARQDYDNALSTLQVEQARVNSALAARDIARKGMADSVIKAPFSGKLGIATVSVGDYLSPSNNLVTLTAVSPMWVTFALSQLQYQAMFPAGLDDAKVNVLLEDGSVVGDAKLDYTSPEISSSYGTVTLRASLGNDDDRLKAGQYVRVTVSGASLADVSLIPLKAVQQSEAGPYVYVVKDGKAQRQAVGNNGWSTTEYQVASGLEANAQVVLDNLLKIYPGAPVEVVQDDAANKDAK
- a CDS encoding PH domain-containing protein, giving the protein MSMPHLNANEQIVWEGRPSQWNNAGTFFAATLFCWMAFPLLIALWQWLVVKNTRYVLTNQRLFTYRGVLNKHADELELYRVKDYALFKPFLMRLVGLGNVSLVTSDRTTPNVTLAGILESEKVQGMIRNESEACRIRRGVREFDA